Genomic DNA from Chroicocephalus ridibundus unplaced genomic scaffold, bChrRid1.1 SCAFFOLD_771, whole genome shotgun sequence:
tcccgtgggtgccgggggggtgtcAGCGTGccgtgggggggggtgtgtccccgCAGGCGCCATGGAGGTGACGGTGGGGAcgggggcgctgggggggtctgtggggtctgtgggtgccatgggggatctgtgggtcccatgggtgccatgggggggtctgtgggtgccatgggggggtctgtgggtcccgtgggtgccggggggggggtgtcagcgtgccgtgggggggggctgtgtcccCGCAGGCGCCATGGAGGTGACGGTGGGGACGGGGGCGCTGGcgctggcgctgctgctgctgccgctgctgttcGAGCGCAGCCGCTCCTTCCGCTTCTTCTGCAAGATGGCCTTCTACAACGGCTGGATCCTGCTGCTCGCCCTCCTCGCCATCCCCCTCTGCGCCCTGCGCGGCCGCGACGTCGAGAACATGAAgtaggggacacagggggacatggggggggcgcgggggggggacgcggggacatggggacacagggaggggacgtggggacacggaggggggcggctgcggggcgtCTCCTGTGTCTCTGAGGGCTCCaggaggggagatgtggggagatgtggggagctgtggggcagtgggggggacaaggggacatggggacgtgggggggacacaTAGGGACAcgagggggggacacagggggggacacggggacaaggggacacagggaggggacgtggggacacagaggggggcggctgcggggcatTTCCTTCATGTGTTGGGGTTCCAGGAGGGGAcgtgtggggagatgtggggacacagagggaatgtggggccatggggacatgggggggacacagggggacacgggggggggacgcggggggggacacggggacatggggacacagggaggggacgtggggacacggagcggggcggctgcggggcgtCTTCTGCGTCTCTGGGCACTCCaggaggggagatgtggggagatgtggggctgtgggggggacgtagggacacggggacatgggggggacacagggggacacggggggggggacacggggacatggggacacagggaggggacatggggacacagaggggggcggctgtggggcatCTTTTTCACGTCTTGGGGTTCCAGGAGGGGAcgtgtggggagatgtggggagatgtggggctgtggggacacagggggacatggggacgcaggggggggtgcggggggggggacatggggacatggggacacagggaggggacgtggggacacggaggggggcggctgtggggcgtTTCCTGCATGTCTGGGGGTCCAGGAGGGGAcgtgtggggagatgtggggctgtgggggggacgtagggacacggggacatgggggggacacagggggacacggggggggggacacggggacaaggggacacagggaggggacgtggggacgcagAGGGGGGTGGCTGCGGGGCATCTCCTTCATGTGTTGGGGTTCCAGGAGGGGAcgtgtggggagatgtggggagatgtggggctgtggggacacagggggacatggggacgcaggggggggcgcggggggggggacacggggacatggggacacagggaggggacgtggggacacggaggggggcggctgcggggcatCTCCTGTGTCTCTGGGGGCTCCaggaggggagatgtggggccacaggggggatgtggggccatggggacatgggggggacacatggggacacgggggggggacacagggggggacacagggaggggacgtggggacacggaggggggcggctgtggggcatCTTCTTCACGTCTTGGGGTTCCAGGAGGGGAcgtgtggggagatgtggggagatgtggggctgtgggggggaaaaggggacatgggggggatgtggggacacatggggacacggggggggacacagggggggacatggggacacagggaggggacatggggacacagaggggggcggctgtggggcatCTTCTTCACATCTTGGGGTTCCAGGAGGGGAcgtgtggggagatgtggggagatgtgggccTGTGgcgacacagggggacatggggacgcaggggggggcgcgggggggggacatggggacatggggacacagggaggggacatggggacacagaggAGGGCAGCTGCGGGGCGTCTCCTCCGTCTCTGGGGGCTCCaggaggggagatgtggggagatgtggggccgTGGAGGGGACATAGGGCacgggggggatgtggggacacatggggacacaggggggacacacagggggggacacggggacatggggacacagggaggggacgtggggacacagaggggggcggctgtggggcatCTTCTTCACGTCTTGGGGTTCCAGGAGGGGAcgtgtggggagatgtggggagatgtggggctgtggggacacagggggacatggggacgcaggggggggcgcgggggggggacatggggacatggggacacagggaggggacgtggggacacagaggAGTGCAGCTGCGGGGCGTCTCCTGCGTCTCTGGGGGTCCaggaggggagatgtggggagatgtggggctgtgggggggacaaggggacacgggggggatgtggggacatggggggacacaggggggggacacggggggggacatggggacacatggggacacagggaggggacgtggggacacggagcggggcggctgcggggcgtCTCCTGCGTCTCTGGGGGCTCCaggaggggagatgtggggagatgtggggagatgtggggctgtggAGGGGACATAGGGCacgggggggatgtggggacacggggtgacgcagggggacatgggggggggacacgggggggggacacggggacacggaggggggcggctgtggggcgtCTGCTGCGTCTCTGGGGGTCCaggaggggagatgtggggagatgtggggagatgtggggccgagggggggacaaggggacacagggggctgtggggtgacgTGTGGGTCAGCGTGTGGGGCCGTGGGGTGACGTGCGGGGCAGTGGGGGTGACGTGTGGGtcagcgtgtggggctggggggcgatgtgtggggctgggggtcagcgTGTGGGGCTATAGGGCGACGTGGGtcagcgtgtggggctggggggtgatgTGTGGGGCCGTGGGGCTACGTGTGGGGCTGTGGGACGACATGTGGGTCAGCGTGTGGGGCTTTGGGGCAACAtatggggctgtggggtgatgtgtggggctgtgggtcagtATGTGGGGCCATGGGGCTACGTGTGAGGCcgtggggtgatgtgtgggtcagtgtgtggggctgtgggtcagtgtgtggggctgtggggtgacatatggggctgtggggctacaTGTGGGGCTTTGGGGCGACGTGTGGGTCAGTGtgtggggctttggggcaccATATGGGGCCATGGGGTGACGTGTGGGTCAGCGTGTGGGGCCATGGGGCaatgcgtggggctgggggtcagtgtgtggggctgtgggtcagtgtgtggggctgtggggtgacaTGTGGGTTagcatgtggggctggggggcaccatATGGGGCTGTGGGATGATGTGTGGGTCAGTGTGTGGGGCCGTGGGGTGACGTGTGGgtcagcctgtggggctgtggggctacaTATGGGCctgtggggtgatgtgtgggtcagtgtgtggggccatggggcAACGTGTGGGGCTGTGGGACAACGTGTgggtcagtgtgtggggctggggggcaccatATGGGTCTGTGGGGTGACGTGTGGGtcagcgtgtggggctggggggtgatgtgtgggtcagcgtgtggggctggggggtgatgtgtggggctgtgggtcagtGTCTGGGTCCATGGGGCGATGTGTGGGGCTTTGTGGCGACGTGTGGGtcagcgtgtggggctggggggcaacATATGGGCctgtggggtgatgtgtgggtcagtgtgtggggctgggggtcgatgtgtggggctgtgggtcagcgTCTGGGTCCATGGGGCGACGTGTGGGGCTTTGGGGCGACGTGTgggtcagtgtgtggggctgggggtcaatGTGTGGGGCCGTGGGGCTACATATGGGCctgtggggtgatgtgtgggtcagcgtgtggggctgtgggtcagtgtgtggggctgtggggtgacgTGTGGGTcagcgtgtggggctgtggggctacaTGTGGGGCTTTGTGGCGACGTGTGGGtcagcgtgtggggctggggggcgacGTGTGGGTcagcatgtggggctgggggtcgatgtgtggggctgtgggtcagcaTCTGGGTCCACGGGGCGACGTGTGGGGCTTTGGGGCGACGTGTGGGTcagcgtgtggggctgtgggtcgACATGTGGGGCTTTGGGGCGATGTGTGGGtcagcgtgtggggctggggggcaacATATGGGCctgtggggtgatgtgtgggtcagcgtgtggggctgggggtcgatgtgtggggctgtgggtcagcgTCTAGATCCACGGGGTGACGTGTGGGGCTTTGGGGCGACCTGTgggtcagtgtgtggggctgtggggtgacgTGTGGGTCagtggggtgatgtgtgggtcagTGTCTGGGTCCACGGGGCCacgtgtggggctgtggggcgacgtgtggggctgtgggtcagtGTCTGGGTCCAtggggtgatgtgtggggctTTGGGGTGACGTGTGGGTCAGTGTGTGGGGCCGTGGGGTGACGtatggggctgtggggtgatgtgtggggcagtgggggtgatgtgtgggtcagcgtgtggggctgtggggtgatgtgtggggctgtggggctacaTGTGGGGCTTTGGGGTGACGTGTgggtcagtgtgtggggctggggggcaacatatggggctgtggggtgatgtgtgggtcagTGTGTGGGTCCACGGGGCTACGTGTGGGGCCGTGGGGTGACGTGTGGGTcagcatgtggggctgggggtctatgtgtggggctgtgggtcagtGTCTGGGTCCACGGGGCCATGTGTGGGGCTTTGGGGCGATGTGTGGGTcagcgtgtggggctgtgggtcagtgtgtggggctgtggggtgatgtgtgggtcagcgcgtggggctggggggctacatgtggggctgtggggcgATGTGTGGGTCAGTGTGTGGCGCCATGGGGCTacgtgtggggctgtgggtcagtgtgtggggctgtggggcaacgtgtgggtcagtgtgtggggctgtgggtcgACATGTGGGGCTTTGGGGCGACGTGTGGGtcagcgtgtggggctggggggcaacATATGGGCctgtggggtgatgtgtgggtcagtgtgtggggctgtggggcgatgtgtggggctgtgggtcagtGTGTGGGGCCGTGGGGCAACATGTgggtcagtgtgtggggctggggggctacatgtggggctgtggggcaatgtGTGGGGCTttggggtgatgtgtgggtcagtgtgtggggctgtgggtctgtgtgtggggctgtgggtcagcgTCTGGATCCACGGGGCGACGTGTGGGGCTTCGGGGCGCCGCCTGGCTGGGTccgtggggccggggccgcgTGTGGGGCGGTCGTGGGGGGGATGCGGGAtgtgtggggcagccgtggggcctgacccccgccccccgccccccaggatCATCCGGGGGCTGATGCAGCACGTGAAGCACCTCTACGGGATCCGCATGGCCGTGCGGGGGGCCCAGCacttccccccccgccagccctacGTCGTCGTCAGCAACCACCAGAGCTCCCTCGACCTCCTGGGTAcgcctgccccatagctgccccatagccGCCCCATAGCCGCCCCATAGATGCCCCATAGATGCCCCACAACTGCCCCACACTCACCCCATTCCGCCTCCCCTCTGCCGAAACCTCAGTGTCAGCAGCTGCCAGAGCTCCCTCGACCTCCTGGGTAcgcctgccccatagctgccccatagccctgccccatagctgccccatagatGCTCCACAGAGACCCCAAAACTGCCCCACGCTCACCCCGTTCCACCTCCCTTCTGCCGAAACCTCAGTGTCAGCAACTAACGGAGCTCCCTCGGCCTCCTGGGTGGgtctgccccatagctgccccatagccGCCCCATAGATGCCCCATAACCACCCCATAACTGCCCCACACTCACCCCATTCCGCCTCCCCTCTACCAAAACCTCAGTGTCAGCAACCACCAGAGCTCACTCGACCTCCTGGGTAcgcctgccccatagctgccccatagccgccccatagccgccccataggtgccccatagctgccccacagagaccccaaAACTGCCCCACGCTCACCCCGTTCCACCTCCCCTCTGCCAAAACCTCAGTGTCAGCAACCACCAGAGCTCCCTCGGCCTCCTGGGTAcgcctgccccatagctgccccatagccgccccatagctgccccatagctgccccacagagaccccaaAACTGCCCCACGCTCACCCCGTTCCACCTCCCTTCTGCCAAAACCTCAGTGTCAGCAACTAACGGAGCTCCCTCGGCCTCCTGGGTGGGTCTGCCCCATAGccgccccatagctgccccatagctgccccatagccaccccaCAGGTAACCCCTGCCACCCAGGGATGATGGAGGTGTTGCCGCAGTGGTGTGTCCCCAtcagcaccccctgccccatagccaaccctgccccatagccacctcccagccccatagccgCCCCATAGCCGCCCCGtggctgccccacggccgccccacggctgccccccgccccccagggaTGATGGAGGTGCTGCCGCAGTGGTGTGTCCCCATCAGCACCCTCTGACCCATAGCGAACCCTGCCCCATAgccgctccccagccccatagccgCCCCGtagctgccccacggctgccccacagcTAACCCCTGCCCCCCAGGGATGATGGAGGTGCTGCCAGACCACTGCGTGCCCATGGCCGCTCCCAGCCCCATAGCCAaccctgccccatagccacctcccagccccataaccgCCCCGTAGCCGCCCCgtggctgccccacggctgccccacggctgccccccgccccccagggaTGATGGAGGTGCTGCCGGATCGCTGCGTGCCCATCGCCAAGCGGGAGCTGCTGTACATgggcgccgtggggctggcgtGCTGGTTGGGGGGCATCATCTTCATCGACCGCAAGCGCCCGCGCGACGCCATCAGCGTCATGGCCGAGGCCGCCCACACCATGCTCAGCCAGGACGTGAGTGGGGccggcgccgtggggctgggggtggggggaggaaatctatggggcggagggaggaggtggggggggtccGGTCCCCGCGTcccgctggcagcagccccgTAGCGACGTGGGGCTGGCCGTGGGGCGATTCTAGGCGACACCTCCCCCACCCCGGGCCTCGCCGTGGGGCCAGCCCCATAGCCCACCCCGCGTTTTTCTCTTCTCTAGggctgggtgtggggctggggaatcTATGGGGTAGTGGGAGGATGTGGGTCCGTCTGTACATCCCGCTTACAGCAGCCCCATAGcgatgtggggcagccccagcctcgccgtggggccagccccatagcctgccccCCATTTTCGCTCTCTCTAGGGCTGGGTGTGGGTCTGGGGGAATCTATGGGGCAGCGGGAGGATGTGGGTCCGTCTGTGCATCCCACTCCCCCCGAGCCCCATAGcgatgtggggcagccccagctcgcCGTGGGGCGATTCTAGGCGACCCCCCCCAGCCTCGCCGTGGGGCcagccccatagcctgccccacatttttcccttctctagGACTGGGTGTGGGtctggggtgtctatggggcagagggaggatgcGGGTCCATCTGTGCATCCCACTTGCAGCAGCCCCATAGCgatgtggggcagccccggctcactgtggggccagccccatagcctgccccgcgtttttctcctcttctctaggGCTGGGTGTGGGGTTGGGGAATCTATGGGGCAGTGGGAGGATGTGGGTCCATCTGTACATCCCGCTCGCAGCAGCCCCATAGCgacgtggggcagccccagcctcgccgtggggccagccccatagcctgccccgcgtttttcccttctctagggccgggtgtggggctggggaatcTATGGGGCAGCGGGAGGATGTGGGTCCGTCTGCGCATCCCATTCCCCCCGAGCCCCATAGTgatgtggggcagccccggctcgCTGTG
This window encodes:
- the AGPAT1 gene encoding 1-acyl-sn-glycerol-3-phosphate acyltransferase alpha isoform X1, whose amino-acid sequence is MEVTVGTGALALALLLLPLLFERSRSFRFFCKMAFYNGWILLLALLAIPLCALRGRDVENMKIIRGLMQHVKHLYGIRMAVRGAQHFPPRQPYVVVSNHQSSLDLLGMMEVLPDRCVPIAKRELLYMGAVGLACWLGGIIFIDRKRPRDAISVMAEAAHTMLSQDVRVWVFPEGTRNHSGSMLPFKRGAFHLAVQAQVPVVPIVISSYQHFYSKRERRFTAGAAPPPHAGAGPRRRPGAHRPRPRRHVGGLRGPFGRALPHGARPRPTVTPNRFGGGGGGDDEPAPRHRNRGGDTHTTPHTLPPTSAGLNPPHTPCPTRASPGAVGLTHK
- the AGPAT1 gene encoding 1-acyl-sn-glycerol-3-phosphate acyltransferase alpha isoform X2, which gives rise to MEVTVGTGALALALLLLPLLFERSRSFRFFCKMAFYNGWILLLALLAIPLCALRGRDVENMKIIRGLMQHVKHLYGIRMAVRGAQHFPPRQPYVVVSNHQSSLDLLGMMEVLPDRCVPIAKRELLYMGAVGLACWLGGIIFIDRKRPRDAISVMAEAAHTMLSQDVRVWVFPEGTRNHSGSMLPFKRGAFHLAVQAQVPVVPIVISSYQHFYSKRERRFTAGQCVIQVLPPLPTRGLGPADVPALTDRVRAAMLEAFEALSAELCPTAPAPAPQ